Below is a window of Cygnus atratus isolate AKBS03 ecotype Queensland, Australia chromosome 3, CAtr_DNAZoo_HiC_assembly, whole genome shotgun sequence DNA.
TGTTTCCCACTTGGAGCAGCAGCGATCGTACTTCAATTTAACATAAATTTAACTTACAGCAAATTGTCATATGTGTGCATAAAGCAATTCAGTACCTTTGGCAAAGTTTCTGTGGGTATGATTTCAAAACACTGTTACCATGTCCTAACGGTAAAGGAAAATTTTGCCTTGACATGGTTAGAGCAAATGCAATAGACAGAACAGCTCTAGTAGCTCCACTGACCATGGAGGTGGCCGTACTGTGTTTATGCAGCTGCAAGGTTTGACCAATGATACCCCAATTGTTAGCTAAAACCACAAGAGTCCAAGGAACCTGCCCCCAGCAGAGGAGGCTTTCCCATAGCAGCTGAAAGAATTTCACTTGTTAATCTAATCGCAGACTGTAATGGGTAACTGAAGAGCAATGCAATACAGATAAGATGTGACAAGTTCATGTGATACCAAGATGTGCGTGCAGATGCTTACTTCCTGGTACACATAAGGAGAAAAGTAGATACTTCAAATCTAAAGATAACTTTAGAGAAACTTGCCAGGAAATTTAACTAGAGGGACAGAAATTCTTTCTTGTCCAATTTGCCCAATCTGAGAAGCTGAGTTTTCAAATGTCTTTGGACAAGTTACTTATAGACCTTATCTCTGCTCAAGGTCAAGAAAGTGCTAGTTCAGTGCCCAAACcttttttgttatctttgtCACtgataagaaattattttactctttGTAAGGTAATAAAGTATATGATCTCCAAGATCTCATCTTTGGATTATCTTTGATATAAATCAAGTAAAAGATGTCTGCTAGTTACTTGCTGTCAGCACTGAATCTTCTGTCTCGTCTCTGACATTCCTGAGGCATCCAACTTCCAGCTAGGCCAACTAATGCAAAACTGGCAGTAGCTTCTGGCAATGAGTTCCATGTATATGCTAAACTACTAGCCCTACTAGTCCTAAACTACTTTGTACCCCAGTCTACATGGTTATTATGCACTGTTTCCTCTATACACTGTCGTGAATGGTTATTATGCATTGTGTCCTCTACTATTTATGTTAGCTACTACACTTATGCCTACTGAAAGAGTGGAGTTGAAATGATAAATATATACCATGCGGCTAGCAGGAAAGGTGGAAAGAGATGATGACACTCTACACTTTTTTCACAGATGCTGGCTACTTCATGTACTTCGACACCAGCTCTGGAAATGCAGAGGAGGCGGCAGTCCTAGAGTCTCGAATCCTTTATCCCAAGAGAACTCAGCAGTGCCTCCAGTTCTTCTATAAGATCACAGGAAGCCCTTCTGACAAGCTGATCATCTGGCTTAAGGAAGATGATGGGACTGGAAATGTTCGCAAGATGAGGAAAATTGAAACCTTTCAGGGTAATTCTAGAAATATGAGGAATATATAGAacttttgggaaagaaaagttggcttagaaatcaaaacatttttcctaaGCTACCAGGAGAGTATGCTGCAGTCCAGATAAGGATTTTGGTATTATGCAGTATTTATTATTCACATTTAGCAGTGAAACCATGGGTTGTGATTATATAATTTAAGTGTTCCACAGCAGAAGTCATGATGTTCCTAATCTAACAATGTTATGTTAAGCTCAGTGAATGGGAAGGACCCCAAACTGCTGGAGATCATTGGCTAGATCTCCATTGGCTATAGTAAGATCTGACAGTGAGCTGCTCATCTTTAGACATTAGGAATACCTGTGCTCATCTTTAGATATAAGAAACCCCAGCCCGAATTTTTATACGtctgtaaatagaaaaatatgtgtAACTTTGGAAATGTGAACGAGTTCCCACTTTGGGTGATTTTGCAAAATAGAACAAACTCAGCCAATGCATCACTAAGCATTTATGCTGTCAAAACCCAAGACCTGTGATCAGCCGCCTTTATCAGGCTACTGCATTTTGCAGGGAAGGACAAGTCCATGAAAAAGTGACCCATAAGAGTTAATTTTAACATGTTGGTTCACTGACACCCATCCACTTCTTATGTCTCGGTATTTAGCATGCTGCTCATTATACTAAAGACTGTCATTCACTAATGTTTGAAGAGTTCCTAATACAATGTGTCCAAAGCAATTTGATGATAATGCGACGTAAGCATAATATAATCATAATACCCACTTAAGACTTCCATCCTTGATGGCTCTGTGAGAGGTCCAGTTGTCTAAAAATGCAGCTGGAATAGCTAACTAGGAATAAGCTGCTTCAGAATATCAGCTAATATCACTAATCATGCTGATGtcaatgttttgctttcctttcacaAAAGCGGATAATGACCATAACTGGAAAATTGCCCACGTAACCCTCAACACTCAGAAGAAGTTCCGATACCTCTTCCAAGGACTAAAGGGCAACCCCAGCTCTTCATCTGGTGGGATCATTATCGACGATGTCACACTGACAGAGACCCCCTGTCCCACAGCTGTGTGGGTCATTCGGAATTTCAGTCAAATCCTTGAAAACGCACCAAGTGATGTTATTCAAAGCCCCCGCTTTTACAGCCCTGAGGGTTATGCTTATGGCATAAGTTTGTACCCCCAATCCAAAACCAGTGGCTACTCTCGCATTGCCTTTCATTTGTGCAGTGGAGAGAATGATGCCGTTCTAGAGTGGCCAGCTCTGAACCGCCAAGCCATGCTCACAGTGCTGGACCAGGACCCTGACATCTTGAAAAGGATGTCTGCAAGCAGAAGTTTCACCACAAATAAAGACCAGGTTATGTCAGGTAAGTGTTATTTGCCTGGAGGAATAGTGGAAATGAAAGCTAAAGAATCTGAGTCACAGGACAGTGCAGGAGTCAGAGTTGGGCAACTTTGGCTTCATTTTCCAGTTTGGggcattttcctgtttatgaCTCAGAGTTCCTATCTGCAAAAGATCATCAGACGTAAAAAATTATGCATAGACGGTTGTTGTTGCTATGAACAATCACTGGGATATCAGAGTTTGACtctaaataaaatcatagaatcatagaaccatttgagttggaagggaccttgaagccCATCCTGTCCCAacccctgccacgggcagggacacttcccaccagcccaggctgcccaaatcccatccagcctggccttgggcactgccagggacggggcatccacagcttctctgggcagcctgcttcAGTGCCTCATCATCTTCATTGTAAAGAATTCTTCCTAGTATTTAATCAAAATcccccttttttagtttaaaaccattaccccttgtaACAGACTTGTAGAGAGTTTTCCTGTGCCAAGGAGCTGGCAATTCCCATTCTACTTGTGATTTGTCACCACAGGACAACGTAATGCCAATAGAGGGCTTTATTCCATTGCATCCAACAATAATTTAAGCTACAACTACATTTTTGGGGCTTGATTAACTTGAACATACAAGTCTGAATACACAAGGTCCACACTGTAGCTGTATTTAAGGAACAAAATACCTGACAACACCTGTGAGATCAGTCTGCAGCATCTGAAACCAATTTTTCTTGGCTTGATGCAGACTGAAGACTCTGTCAGACATGGGCTACTTTTTAGCTCCAGGTTTATATAGCTTGTTGCATCATAGTTCTGTGTCTAGCCCTGGGACACCTCATGCATATGATCATTCAAAGAAATAAGAACGGGACAATATTGAATTTGCTACAATATGAAACACCAGAGATTAGTCTCCATCCCTCTTCAcgtttttcagtggaaatttgGTACATGTTTTTTCAGCAGGAGGTTTTAAATGTTGGGTATGAATATGTTTAACAGAACCACAGCAATGAACAAAATCTGACAGGCCCTAAACCATAGGTACTTAAAAGATGATGAGGGGGTGTCCTTATGCAGGAGGGAGCTCTTAGCTGGTGAGAGCAAGGAGGTAATTTGTGTTTGGTCAATCCTCAGTTAAAGGGGAGTTGTGAATTTAAATGCCCTCACATAGATTTAGAGACCTCACGCAGACTATTTCTAAGCATCTGCTGGCATCATTTGTCAGTCCCCTGTGATTTGTTTGAGAATCTGAGCCCTGAACTTGATTTTGCAGCATAAGTCCTGTTTAACAttgtaatgcagaaaaaaaaaagttatcataGCTCTAGGCTGCAGAACTTCGCAGTTCTTATTTGCTACTCATATTCTCTTTGCAGATGGTAGCGGAACCTTAATATGGGAGAAACCATCTATAACTGGAAAATTTGATGCCTCATGCAATTGTTATAGAACTGTAGACTGGGGGTGGACCAACTTCATCTCCCACAGCCAGATGAGGCGTagaagctttctgaaaaatgatgacctgattatttttgcagaatttcatGGTAACGACCATTTTCCTGATTCTCCTTGCAAATGCAAATTGTTGATCCTTTCTATCCCTTTTCATTCATTCACATTACTATCGCCACCTGTCCCTGAGCCATCTTCTCTTCTAATGGGGATCaactttgaaaagcatttttgtgtCTTAGTTTCAAGTGGGTGATGTTGGCTGAAGTGTTTGAGCTCAGAGGAATCTAAATGGCATGGATTTATTGAAGGTTCATTTCTCAGCACCCTAACCAGTAACTATGTTCTTTTCTAAGCTTTGAACCATACTAAAAGGCTGTTcctgttgtgtttattttcaaacagaacaGCCACACTTGGCAGAATTTTCCAAAGCACAGACTGTTACTGATTTACCTGACTAGTTGCCAtaattttagtattattttctaCCTTGTGCTTTAAATATACAGAACTTACCATGGTATGGCAGGAGCTCAGTAAAGAACAAATGGACAAGCAGTACTCTCCAGTCTAGCCTCTCGGATGAAGAATGTTATGTATAATAATAGTCACTGTTATCTGATGTCTTTCacctctttccattttttaaagatctaaCTCACCTCAGTAATACTGAAGTCCCTGTTCAATCTGAACAATCTGCCATCATGGAAAGCTTCCCTtttgaaaggcagaagagagcTCTCCAGGATATGGAGCCCGTTCAAGACTGGCTGCCTTACCCGCAAGACCCGTGTGATCCAAACCCTTGCCAGAATGATGGAGTCTGTGTGAATGTGAAAGGGAGACCAAGCTGCAGGTATCACAGAACTCCTCCTTGGTTGCCCTGACTTACCTCTGAACCAAATGGTGCAGCTACTAAGTATTCAGAGCTACAGATCTCAAAGATCTGTGTCACTGTTTTCAAAGAACAGTGGGAACAAAACATTTGATTGCAGAGACTAGTTTCTGTTAGCAACCAAAGGGGAAACCCAAAGGAATCTCCTTCTGTGGTGCTTTTAGAGGATGTCCATAGCCGCCAAACAAGGTGGGGATGTTGTGATGCGAACCCATCTAATGGGAACTGCCAATCCAGAAGAGTGAGCGTGGAGATCTCAAGGGGGGCCTACAGGGCAGGACAAAACTCCTAATCCACATaaatctgtgctttattttcccaGGTGCCCATCAGGACAAACCTTCTTCTTTACAGGTGAGAGGTGTCAGTCAATGCAGGTCCATGGGAACATCCTGGGAATGACAGTTGGTGGAATTGCTGGAACCATTGTCTTAACTATCGTCCTCATTTCCATGATGGCTAGAAGATAAAGATCTGCAGAGAGATAAATCTAAGTCTGGTGTTTTTCCATAGTTCATCAAACATcagttttcaatgaaaaatgatgAATACAACTTGAAGACCAGCCAGCATACAGATGTTGAAATGCTCTGTCAGCATTTTGTCAGCTGTTTACTTCATGAGACTTGGCAGTTAAAGATCATGTTGAACTGTTGTCTAATAAAATTTCACACACTGAATCTCTTGTGtattctttgtttgctttgtttcttcattcAGTTGTGACTGGTAGTGCTGACAGTCCATGCCTTTACTCTTAACCTCAGTTCAAACTTAAATCATTGGAAGAACTTCCCTAAACACTAGGAACAGTCACATATAAGCAAATATATAAAGATTctagaaatgtttctttaaaagctaTCCAAGATATCTAAAGGGTAAAAAATTCATAGGTAAATCAGTACATCAACACTCATTTGCCATGAAGCTATGCTGATTTACAAAAGCTGAGTAGCTATTGTATAAAATTCATGGTAAATTGCTATTACACATTTTTGGCTAGTGCTCTACCAGGGAAATGATTTCATATTAAAGCTAGTTGTCTTTCTAGAAAATCTTGCCACATAAGGTTTTCAATTGTTCAAGTGTAAGTCTATTCTCTGGTCATAAtcttaaagttattttaaacatctATCAAATTCCCATGCAGGCACTGGATGaaactggagcacagcagcaatTATCATAGGACAGGATCTATTTTGGTTACCACTAAATTCACAACCCTCTAGAAATCATTGCCTCACAAGTCAAGGAGAAGGGTTGGGTGTATGAATATGAAGACTGGGTCTGTGACACTGGAGATTTCTGGATAACGTGTTAACACCTTACTGCAGATGGCAGGAAGCCAGTGATCCAGTATGTCCCAAGATCTCTGCTTTGCAGGACTCTTAACAGTTTCTGCACTTGAAACTTTATTACCCAGGTTTCctcaaaaaacagaacaaaaggtGTTCAGAGTAGAAATGGTAAATAATCACAGAGGATGAAGCCACCCTTTTATTTATCAGATACCTATCATAAGGGATGGCagctaatggaaaaatacactCTTGTGGCAGTAGGTTGTAAGCAGGGAGCTGGTTGCTGCTTGTATTTACACTTGGCTTTGTCCTGATGCTCACACCAGTCCTGTGGGGAAGGACAAACCATCCAAATCATTGTGTATTTAATTAAGGCATTATTATATATAAGGCGTAAGATTATCAATCTGGGGATTTCAGAGTTAACCATTTTTAATGCAGGCTTGCAGTTCATATGCTtggtttctgctgcttctcagttgatccaggaaagcagcacagggaTGGGTGAAAGCACCATGGTCAAAAGCAAAGTGCAGCTTTCTGGAACTCCTGGAGTTCGAGTGCAAATGCTGCACTTAGTCCATAGGATACAAACTTTACAAAAAGCAAGCTGCCAAGTGCAATTGTTTCAGGTAGTTCCTCTCCCCAGTGTGCCTGCATTGCAATTAACTCATATACCTTCTGTCCCTGTTGTCAGCATTGTTGCTCGCCACCACTTGTCAaccaggaagaggagagaaaggcaCGGCTCAGACCTCCTGAGCAGGGAAGCAAGCAGGTGTAGCTTTGCCAATTCCCAGCCCCAAGCTTAAGATGTCCCCTCATGAAGGGATGTCATGGCAATTACACTCAAGCAGAGGAGCTTGTCCTATCTcttgtggtggtttttatttttgtttgtgtgtgtgtgtatctgtgtgttttttaaatcagcaaTGGCATCACGTGTGGATCTGAACCTGCCTCATTCACTTAGCCAGGGCAGGACAAGAtctgcagccctggccctgTTGGGTAAGAGGGTGAGGAGAAATGCATGGTGATGGCTGGGGGCACCCTGCTTGTCTGAATTTGGGGACCAAAAAGTGACATGGGGGCAAAAACGTGTGAGACATCTCAAGGGGAGCACAGGCTGACACAGGCCACGCCACTTCTTGACTGCTTTTCTGTCACACCATGCAGGGCCTAGGGACGCCATGACAGGCTGCCGCCGCCCTCCTGCCTCAGGGGTCGGCAGTTGGCAGTGTGAGGAGAAGCAGCGCCATAGTGGCACAGGCCGTGGGCTCTGTGGGTCCGCCACAAACTGACGTGCTCCGATTTGCACTGTACCTTGTccctcagagggaaaaaataaaaataaaaaatccaggAAGAGGCTGTGGAGGGATTAGCAGCACTTATcccaaagaaaaagctgaatttaaCTTGGAGAGGGCGTAATTTAGAAGTAATGATTCTAAAGTTTGTGTAGAGAGTATCATATTCCATACCATGGTTTTCTAACAGGAAAGTACTCAAGGAATTACATAGTCCAGGGGTGAATCTGCCTATCAACACCATGGCTTTTCAACAGCATTGAATCCTGTTAGGTGTTGAGAACCAAAAGCCTCAAGGAAGCTCTCATTGTAAGTTTACAAGCTGTGATGGTTGGGTAGATCTTGCTGGAGGTGCCACTGAGGTGGGATGGGCAGAGCAGGACCATTAGTTGTTCTGCTCTTCGGCTCTGCCCACCCACTGCACACCCAGTTTCCTACCAGCTGCTGGCCAGCATGATGGGCAAGCACAGCTGTTTCCTGAACGTGTTTCCTGGGGCAGTGTAAGAAGTAAATGTGCTGGCCAGACCACTGAGCCACGACAGCACCAGAGATCACAGCATTGACTTCATGGtccaataaaaaataaataatttatcataACTGCACACCTAATAACTATATATAACTagtatatagttatatataatAACTAATAACTAATAACTATATGTATAATAACTGTTCTGGGCAGGTGATGGAGAAATggcatgggctgcccagagaggttgtgtaGTCTCttccctggagatcttcaaaagccacctggttGCCGcgctgggcaacctgctctgggtgtcccagTTTGAGCAGcgtgttggaccagatgaccttcagCAGTCTCTTTCAGCCgtaaccattctgtgattctgtgaaggtTCATAAAGTCTTTAAGGAATGAAGGGTGAAGTCTGAGCTTGAGGCATAAGAGTTGTTCAACAAATGTCACAGGCCAAAAACTCTTAAGTAGAGAATGTGGGAGTAGGCAGGTCTATTCCTCAGAAACCTGTATGTCACAATTCCATCCTTTACTATTTTTCCTGAGTTGGAATAAATCAGAGGAAGGTGCCAAGGCGGTGACTGTTCCTCATCCATTGCAAGAAAAGGTAGGGGAGAGATCCCATATTCTGGAGATGAGATGACCCTGGTAGGTTTTTGTTACAGAGCACTTTATCTTAGTGCCTTGTGGTTAAGCAGGAGGAGGTAAGAGTGATGGCAACTATCAGAAAACAAGTGCCATGGCAGCCCTCACTTCAGAAGAGGCTGTGTACGGAGAGGGTTGAGCTTTGATCAGGACAAAGGGGAGTCAGGATGAAGGATGGGGCTGGCTGACCAAAAATAGCCATCTGACCAAAATACCAGATTCCTGAGGTGCGCAAGCTGTTGGTGAACCCACCTTGTCCTTGCCAGACATCTGGTTCTTGCTGCTGAGAGTGGGTAGGAGGGGGATAGTGTGATTGCTGCCGTGTGTTTGCCTTTATTCCTCCATTCAGCACTCACTTCCAGTCTTTATTTCCTCCCCATTTCCCTTGATCCACGCATAGATACAAGTGAAACCTTGGCCCCTCGTCTTTAAGACTGGCACAGATAATTTAGccatttctctttcacaaactgttgtggtttttgtaACACTGGCAAGGACCTTACCTTTGAAAGACGCCATTTCATTGCCACACAGCTCAGCATCACATCCTGATTTTTCATTCACATACAGTCTAGACCCAGGCTTGACTAATTTGGGATATGTGATGAAATCTCAGGGGTGAAACATCAGCAGAAATAAGGTGTGGTGGGACTGTACTGTCTACAGGGACTTGTATTTTGCAATTTATGAGAAGCTGATTGACTCACTGAGAGGGGATGGCTTCTGCAGCAGATCAGCACTGTACAAGCTACTTCCAGAGTGGCTTAGACCGAATGGCTGTCCAAAGGCAAATTTTGCTTGGAAAAACGTGCAGAGGTCTGACTTTCAAGTTTCCATTGGCCATACATTTCAAAGAGATTCTGgattttcaaatatcttttaGTCTCTAACTACGTTCTAGTTTTAGTGTTAATAACTAAcatcttcaaatgaaaaactgcttttggtATAAGTAATACACTTGACTGATGCTTGTTTGCTGTCTTCATTCCTCACCACCTGCCTGTAGCAGCCCATAACACGTCTGTAACAGTAGGCAACAAGTTTCCCATCCTGATCAATTCCAATGGCCTGGGAATGAGTTCACCACCAGTAAACATGGGCCTGGTTCCCCATGAGCCAAATAGGTCATATGGGGCTGTACCACCTGACTGTCATACTTGATATAGGCCTCACATTTATGTCTTTATGACTCTGTCGTATTTTACAGTAACTTTTGTGATATTTGTGTGTACTACAAATACTTTGCAGGCTATTTTATAGTCCTCGACTTGAAATAAGAGTCCTGCCTTTAAAGGCGTACAGGCTTGTAAATAACTGATTCCACAAATGTAGTATTAAAgcaataatttatataaaaccTTTCATTCTACATGGCACATGCTGGTTTATATTCATTGCAGAATTGGCTCTGAGCCC
It encodes the following:
- the LOC118254671 gene encoding meprin A subunit alpha gives rise to the protein MGSSSFVLCLALLLSYAYGTPVSVGHLSGEADADAGEIIKDIPDINLAAGLDLFQGDILLPKNQRNALRNESYRWKFPIPYILGDNLDLNAKGVILQAFEMFRLKSCIDFKPYEGERTYIFFRKESGCWSMVGDLQTGQNLSIGAGCDYKAIVEHEILHALGFYHEQSRMDRDDYVTIWWDEIIADKEHNFLKYDDSFITDLNTPYDYESVMHYAPFSFNKNDSIPTITAKIPAFNDIIGQRLDFSAIDLERLNRMYNCTSTHTLLDQCSFELENICGMIQGTRDDLDWVHQQSSASGQEDHTLSGRCRDAGYFMYFDTSSGNAEEAAVLESRILYPKRTQQCLQFFYKITGSPSDKLIIWLKEDDGTGNVRKMRKIETFQADNDHNWKIAHVTLNTQKKFRYLFQGLKGNPSSSSGGIIIDDVTLTETPCPTAVWVIRNFSQILENAPSDVIQSPRFYSPEGYAYGISLYPQSKTSGYSRIAFHLCSGENDAVLEWPALNRQAMLTVLDQDPDILKRMSASRSFTTNKDQVMSGNGTLIWEKPSITGKFDASCNCYRTVDWGWTNFISHSQMRRRSFLKNDDLIIFAEFHDLTHLSNTEVPVQSEQSAIMESFPFERQKRALQDMEPVQDWLPYPQDPCDPNPCQNDGVCVNVKGRPSCRCPSGQTFFFTGERCQSMQVHGNILGMTVGGIAGTIVLTIVLISMMARR